One Nitrospirota bacterium genomic region harbors:
- a CDS encoding phosphoribosyl-ATP diphosphatase, whose translation MILDDLQAVIIDRKDHPRTESYVSSLFAKGRDEILKKIGEEAVEVIVASKSGDRQQVIHELADLWFHCMVLMPEDRVSLNDVFRELERRFNKKEDRNE comes from the coding sequence ATGATCCTCGATGACCTTCAGGCCGTTATTATTGACCGGAAAGACCATCCTCGGACTGAATCCTATGTATCATCTCTGTTTGCAAAAGGCAGGGATGAGATCCTGAAAAAGATCGGCGAAGAGGCGGTCGAGGTTATCGTTGCCTCAAAGAGCGGAGACAGACAGCAGGTCATCCATGAGTTGGCTGATCTCTGGTTCCATTGTATGGTGCTCATGCCTGAAGACAGGGTGAGTCTGAATGATGTATTCAGGGAACTTGAAAGAAGATTTAACAAAAAGGAGGACCGTAATGAGTGA
- the hisI gene encoding phosphoribosyl-AMP cyclohydrolase gives MNLPELKYDKHGLIPAIIQDARNNEVLMMAYMNETSLQKTIETGYTHFWSRSRQKFWKKGESSGHVQEVEQILYDCDKDTVLIRVIQKGPGACHTGHRSCFYTDISGSEISGKVFSEEDVYGKP, from the coding sequence ATGAATCTACCTGAACTGAAATACGACAAGCATGGGCTCATACCGGCGATCATTCAGGATGCCCGGAACAATGAGGTTCTGATGATGGCATACATGAACGAAACCTCGCTGCAGAAGACTATCGAAACAGGATATACGCATTTCTGGTCCCGGTCCCGCCAGAAGTTCTGGAAAAAAGGTGAATCCTCCGGCCACGTCCAGGAAGTGGAGCAGATCCTCTATGACTGCGATAAGGATACTGTCCTCATCAGGGTCATCCAGAAGGGACCTGGGGCCTGCCACACGGGCCATAGGTCATGTTTTTATACAGACATCAGCGGCAGCGAGATCTCCGGCAAGGTATTTTCCGAAGAAGACGTATACGGCAAACCATGA
- a CDS encoding adenosine-specific kinase produces MEITTVQLEIPEDCNVILGQTHFIKTAEDLYEIIATTVPQAQFGIAFSEASGPCLIRTEGNDRRLTDVCVKNLQAVGAGHVFCILLKNAFPINVLNQIKNCPEVCRIFCATANPVEVITAGSSQGKGVLGVIDGFSPRGIETPEDKAHRHEFLRKIGYKL; encoded by the coding sequence ATGGAGATAACAACCGTACAACTCGAGATACCGGAAGACTGCAATGTCATACTTGGCCAGACGCATTTCATCAAGACTGCCGAAGACCTGTATGAGATCATTGCCACAACAGTTCCCCAGGCACAGTTCGGCATAGCCTTCAGCGAGGCATCAGGACCCTGCCTTATCAGGACCGAAGGCAATGACCGCAGACTGACAGACGTCTGCGTAAAGAACCTGCAGGCTGTCGGCGCAGGCCACGTCTTCTGCATACTCCTGAAGAACGCATTCCCGATCAATGTCCTGAACCAGATAAAGAACTGCCCTGAAGTCTGCAGGATATTCTGCGCAACAGCCAACCCCGTTGAAGTGATAACGGCAGGGTCATCGCAGGGGAAAGGCGTTCTCGGCGTCATTGACGGATTTTCTCCCCGCGGCATTGAAACCCCTGAGGATAAGGCGCATAGGCATGAATTTCTCAGAAAGATCGGCTACAAACTATAG